A single window of Kitasatospora sp. HUAS MG31 DNA harbors:
- a CDS encoding bifunctional DNA primase/polymerase, which translates to MTTQDDLLADALTLARAGVPVLMLREGKLPVGNCPACRDSACGDRPNMKAAGPCACPHPCHAWAAATADLDVLLSPAWAAAWREAAALAYHPGGAGLTVLDLDTPAAVAWACHSLPPTRTVPTTRGEHWVYLGAMRSANAVRPGVDIKSHAAYARWLGPGMGAMIPLPDAVRALADRGEEATPPPHRGRVASSSPATGWSRSVATGCRHTERYVRTGLTRGVAKILNHQESGAGSQTFGVARFLAARHTGCPGPCGLDAIARELIDAAAAVGVPPDYAARAVANGFTTAGAAN; encoded by the coding sequence ATGACCACACAAGACGACCTCCTCGCCGACGCCCTGACGCTCGCCCGCGCGGGCGTCCCGGTCCTGATGCTGCGGGAGGGCAAACTCCCCGTCGGCAACTGCCCGGCCTGCCGCGACAGCGCCTGCGGGGACCGGCCGAACATGAAAGCCGCAGGCCCGTGCGCCTGCCCGCACCCCTGCCACGCCTGGGCCGCCGCCACCGCCGACCTGGACGTGCTCCTCAGCCCCGCGTGGGCAGCGGCCTGGCGGGAGGCCGCCGCCCTGGCCTACCACCCCGGCGGGGCCGGGCTGACCGTCCTCGACCTCGACACCCCCGCTGCCGTCGCCTGGGCCTGCCACAGCCTGCCGCCGACCCGCACGGTGCCCACCACCCGCGGCGAGCACTGGGTCTACCTCGGCGCCATGCGCTCCGCCAACGCCGTCCGACCCGGCGTCGACATCAAGTCCCACGCCGCGTACGCCCGATGGCTCGGCCCCGGGATGGGCGCAATGATTCCGCTGCCCGACGCCGTCCGGGCCCTGGCCGACCGAGGAGAAGAGGCCACCCCGCCGCCGCATCGGGGCCGGGTGGCCTCTTCCTCACCGGCCACCGGGTGGAGCCGGTCGGTGGCCACCGGGTGCAGGCACACGGAGCGGTACGTCCGCACCGGCTTGACGCGCGGCGTCGCCAAGATCCTCAACCACCAGGAGAGCGGCGCCGGGTCGCAGACCTTCGGCGTCGCACGCTTCCTCGCCGCCCGGCACACCGGGTGCCCGGGCCCCTGCGGCCTCGACGCCATCGCCCGGGAGCTGATCGACGCCGCCGCAGCCGTCGGCGTCCCTCCCGACTACGCCGCCCGCGCCGTCGCCAACGGCTTCACCACCGCCGGCGCGGCCAACTGA
- a CDS encoding helix-turn-helix domain-containing protein, which produces MTETRWSLDRHDLRSFNPSRLTLVRERRALTKQGLAELCGVTRRAVTSWEAGDVDAPPVDALADALDVPPEFFYADDAPQVEESSVSFRALSSVSARQISRVLAVSSLAIELGAWIDKHYGTPSVDIPDLADMADLPPTLAAEQVRSIWGLHQKPIKNMITLLERKGVRVFSLPRPDREVDAFEFTFEGRPFVFLNTSKSAERMRFDLAHELGHMILHKGSKKNLSRQTEQEAHEFAASFLIPADELHAQVVGKLRIDDVFKLKAYWKVSAVAMVERLYQLDFITEWTRRQWMIDLSQRGFRSAEPGGMDRESSKLLSELFRMAREDGWSIKGIAADLGDNAKDLDALVFGLAISALPGGRQTAPPVSGHLTLVR; this is translated from the coding sequence ATGACGGAGACCCGATGGTCACTCGACCGGCATGACCTGAGGTCATTCAACCCCTCGCGCCTGACCCTCGTTCGCGAACGCCGGGCCCTGACCAAGCAGGGCCTGGCGGAGCTCTGCGGCGTAACACGGAGGGCGGTCACATCATGGGAAGCTGGCGACGTTGACGCTCCGCCCGTTGATGCTCTCGCCGACGCCCTCGACGTCCCGCCCGAGTTTTTCTATGCCGACGATGCGCCGCAAGTTGAAGAATCGTCGGTAAGCTTCCGCGCGCTTTCATCCGTAAGCGCGCGGCAAATTTCTCGCGTCCTGGCCGTCAGCTCCCTTGCGATTGAACTCGGCGCATGGATCGACAAGCACTACGGGACTCCTTCCGTCGACATTCCAGATCTCGCAGACATGGCGGACTTGCCGCCCACGCTGGCCGCTGAACAGGTGCGATCCATCTGGGGCCTTCATCAGAAGCCGATCAAAAACATGATTACGCTTCTGGAGCGAAAGGGCGTCAGAGTATTCTCCCTCCCCCGCCCCGACAGGGAGGTCGACGCCTTTGAGTTCACCTTCGAAGGCCGGCCGTTCGTATTCTTGAACACGTCAAAGTCGGCAGAGCGGATGCGCTTTGATCTCGCGCACGAGCTTGGCCACATGATTCTCCATAAGGGCTCGAAGAAGAATCTTTCGCGACAGACGGAGCAGGAGGCTCACGAGTTCGCAGCCAGCTTCCTGATTCCCGCTGATGAGCTTCACGCACAGGTCGTCGGAAAGCTACGAATTGATGATGTCTTCAAGCTGAAGGCCTACTGGAAGGTGTCGGCCGTTGCAATGGTCGAGCGCCTCTATCAGCTTGATTTCATTACAGAGTGGACTCGACGGCAATGGATGATCGACCTCTCGCAGAGAGGATTTAGGTCCGCCGAGCCGGGCGGAATGGACCGAGAGAGCTCGAAGCTTCTTTCGGAGCTATTCCGAATGGCGCGCGAGGATGGATGGTCCATCAAGGGGATTGCGGCCGATCTTGGGGATAATGCGAAAGACCTCGACGCATTGGTATTTGGTCTAGCTATTTCAGCGCTCCCTGGGGGTCGCCAAACAGCACCCCCGGTATCCGGTCACCTAACCCTAGTTCGATAA
- the traA gene encoding plasmid transfer protein TraA — translation MDKSFFPPPQRGNNTGSAGGGGQRQQPGQGRTTNRTTNRSGPQFHFNYRPGGSGPAGGGMAGGIGGQQRGAQGAGGGQGAGGRTHSPLADPEFFTNADIRNYCEQGRSAFLQLSFELAMAAEVLQAVLKEVPDADGRPFGSQFRARRVAKHLKKAADDAKDAAANAARTYAAFQREYDPELSRTGRPRAPRRSFDFNG, via the coding sequence ATGGACAAGAGCTTCTTCCCGCCCCCGCAACGCGGCAACAACACCGGCAGTGCAGGCGGCGGTGGCCAGCGGCAGCAGCCGGGCCAGGGCCGGACGACGAACCGGACGACCAACCGCAGCGGCCCACAGTTCCACTTCAACTACCGCCCCGGCGGCTCCGGCCCGGCCGGCGGCGGCATGGCGGGCGGCATCGGCGGCCAGCAGCGCGGCGCCCAGGGTGCCGGCGGCGGGCAGGGGGCCGGTGGGCGTACGCACTCACCGCTGGCGGACCCGGAGTTCTTCACCAACGCCGACATCCGCAACTACTGCGAGCAGGGCCGATCGGCGTTCCTCCAGCTCTCGTTCGAACTGGCGATGGCCGCCGAGGTTCTGCAGGCGGTGCTGAAGGAGGTCCCGGACGCGGACGGGCGGCCGTTCGGCTCGCAGTTCCGCGCCCGCCGGGTCGCGAAGCACCTGAAGAAGGCCGCCGACGACGCGAAGGACGCCGCAGCGAACGCCGCCCGCACCTACGCCGCGTTCCAGCGCGAGTACGACCCGGAGCTGTCGCGCACCGGCCGGCCGCGGGCCCCGCGCCGCTCGTTCGACTTCAACGGCTGA
- a CDS encoding WhiB family transcriptional regulator, with the protein MARFVRRGLRGTARPHLTARPTGPVAVEVIPSSAGSLPGAACKGVDPDLFFAEVDPDDTDADPDAVDFAVRRVKAVCAGCPVKELCLTLALVRVEPHGVFGGLTAAERRALKKSLSDGQRAPRHVAVAGVSAGGAG; encoded by the coding sequence ATGGCGCGCTTCGTTCGCCGCGGGCTGCGTGGCACTGCCCGCCCGCACCTGACCGCCCGTCCGACCGGTCCGGTGGCCGTGGAGGTCATTCCGTCCTCGGCTGGCAGCCTGCCCGGCGCGGCGTGCAAGGGGGTCGACCCGGATCTGTTCTTCGCCGAGGTCGACCCCGATGACACCGACGCTGACCCGGACGCGGTCGACTTCGCCGTCCGCCGGGTCAAGGCGGTGTGCGCCGGCTGCCCGGTCAAGGAGCTGTGCCTGACGCTGGCGCTGGTCCGGGTCGAGCCGCACGGCGTCTTCGGCGGCCTGACCGCCGCTGAGCGCCGCGCGCTGAAGAAGTCGCTGTCCGATGGGCAGCGGGCCCCGCGCCACGTTGCAGTGGCCGGGGTGAGCGCAGGGGGCGCGGGGTGA
- a CDS encoding HAD family hydrolase, whose translation MTAASPSLADVLRPVKHVLLDFDGPICSVFAGLPAPEVARRLCSGLIAAGEQAPPGAEAEADPLALLRLIADARPDLAAAADGALATLETEAVRLGRPTLGGESVLRACFQTGRSISVVSNNAGKAIETYLADHGLSGFVAGVYGRTPGDPSSMKPNPRLLMQAMESAGAKPEECIFIGDAARDVEAGDAAGVATIGYANKPGKDLRLAAAGAVVIVTSMQAVADALA comes from the coding sequence GTGACCGCGGCCTCCCCGTCGCTCGCCGACGTGCTCCGTCCCGTGAAACACGTCCTGCTCGACTTCGACGGCCCGATCTGCTCGGTGTTCGCCGGGCTGCCGGCGCCGGAGGTCGCCCGACGTCTCTGCTCGGGACTAATCGCCGCTGGCGAGCAGGCTCCGCCCGGAGCGGAGGCTGAGGCCGACCCGCTCGCTCTTCTTCGGCTGATTGCGGATGCCCGGCCCGATCTTGCCGCCGCAGCGGATGGCGCCCTGGCAACACTGGAGACTGAGGCTGTACGTCTTGGCCGACCGACACTGGGGGGCGAATCGGTTTTGCGTGCCTGCTTTCAGACCGGCCGCTCAATCTCGGTGGTCAGCAACAACGCGGGCAAGGCAATCGAGACGTACCTTGCTGACCACGGACTTAGCGGCTTTGTGGCCGGGGTCTATGGCCGAACTCCGGGTGACCCGTCGTCGATGAAGCCAAACCCAAGGCTGCTGATGCAGGCCATGGAGTCTGCTGGCGCCAAGCCCGAGGAGTGCATCTTCATCGGCGACGCAGCAAGGGACGTCGAGGCTGGCGACGCCGCCGGGGTGGCCACGATCGGGTACGCCAACAAGCCAGGCAAGGATCTTCGACTGGCTGCAGCTGGCGCCGTGGTGATCGTCACTTCGATGCAGGCAGTTGCCGATGCCCTCGCTTGA
- the traB gene encoding plasmid transfer protein TraB — MSGTNHAAAQPLQLDPNQHSGGVGEYLLHRAKPYLPPWLLAGGVGILSLPAHLAWGGSAAASAGLTLASVGLTAATWWAGKPTTQQRRLHSAITVAAGTGWFTAAALAGPAAGPLGSLYFIGGSALAATWNVRQLLRVNPDGGAGSADKGLLEKVGLAKTVVTGGSVAPNKATFDLQLPPGELTPDDVAKALPRLAGAFKVAKNAVRMTPDPDDSSRATLTVVPNDLLKAGAPHPGPSHPGGSIADPVVVGIYEDGTPMVLFFPGDPAEGRNAMHLLGMGMTGSGKSEGCITALSEVITRRDVIVWASDPAKAEQTLGPLLPAIDWAALDMTSTKAMVEALKAVIPARTSWLAKYGYKQWEPACAEPQTDGSPGMPYLIAWFEEAAKTIRETDDDVFTGIAQEARSAGLSLVVSLQRASGSQMSTDTRASLGSSWVFGLRDERDAGFALPDEALDAGAAPHAWKDKKPGYSYLVANGVPETFWATPGRAFLTPGDYIAWAVTEFADVRAACDPITGNAAARAVGGAFLQRTRHPLPARPGHQDGPDGWDDEDEQPLYLDPDHDTEEDGDDVGWIDPQAELPPVTAVVQLPQSGNSAARGKVDGAEAREIMAEILAEFEDDGRDTVGPKDFMDYCDRIGRSRSWISTQVKEMLLTGRLAETHEAGRYRIVPETHAA; from the coding sequence GTGTCCGGCACCAACCACGCGGCCGCTCAGCCGCTGCAGCTCGACCCGAACCAGCACAGCGGCGGGGTGGGCGAGTACCTGCTCCACCGCGCCAAGCCCTACCTGCCGCCGTGGCTGCTCGCAGGCGGTGTCGGCATCCTCTCCCTCCCGGCCCACCTGGCGTGGGGCGGCTCAGCCGCCGCGTCCGCCGGCCTGACCCTGGCCTCGGTCGGGCTGACGGCGGCGACGTGGTGGGCGGGCAAGCCCACCACGCAGCAGCGTCGCCTGCACTCGGCGATCACGGTCGCCGCCGGAACCGGCTGGTTCACGGCGGCGGCCCTCGCCGGCCCCGCCGCTGGCCCGCTCGGCAGCCTCTACTTCATAGGAGGCTCGGCCCTCGCCGCGACGTGGAACGTCCGCCAGCTCCTGCGGGTCAACCCCGACGGCGGCGCGGGCTCCGCCGACAAGGGCCTACTGGAGAAAGTCGGCCTCGCGAAGACCGTGGTCACCGGCGGGAGCGTCGCCCCGAACAAGGCGACGTTCGACCTCCAGCTCCCGCCCGGTGAGCTGACGCCGGACGACGTGGCGAAGGCCCTGCCGCGACTCGCCGGGGCATTCAAGGTCGCCAAGAACGCCGTCCGGATGACCCCGGACCCGGACGACTCCTCCCGCGCCACCCTCACGGTCGTGCCGAACGACCTGCTCAAGGCCGGCGCACCGCACCCCGGCCCGTCCCACCCGGGCGGCTCGATCGCCGACCCGGTCGTCGTCGGGATCTACGAGGACGGCACCCCGATGGTGCTGTTCTTCCCCGGCGACCCCGCAGAAGGCCGCAACGCGATGCACCTGCTCGGCATGGGGATGACCGGGTCGGGCAAGTCCGAGGGCTGCATCACCGCCCTGTCGGAGGTCATCACCCGCCGGGACGTGATCGTGTGGGCGTCCGACCCGGCCAAGGCCGAGCAGACTCTCGGCCCGCTGCTGCCCGCGATCGACTGGGCCGCCCTCGACATGACCTCCACCAAGGCCATGGTCGAAGCCCTCAAGGCCGTGATCCCCGCCCGCACCTCGTGGCTCGCCAAGTACGGCTACAAGCAGTGGGAACCCGCGTGCGCCGAGCCGCAGACGGACGGCTCCCCGGGCATGCCCTACCTGATCGCCTGGTTCGAGGAGGCCGCCAAGACCATCCGCGAGACCGACGACGACGTCTTCACCGGCATCGCCCAGGAAGCGAGGTCGGCCGGCCTGTCCCTGGTCGTTTCCCTCCAGCGGGCCTCCGGGTCGCAGATGTCCACCGACACCCGCGCCTCCCTCGGCTCGTCCTGGGTGTTCGGCCTGCGCGACGAGCGGGACGCCGGATTCGCCCTCCCCGACGAAGCCCTCGACGCCGGCGCCGCGCCGCACGCCTGGAAGGACAAGAAGCCCGGCTACTCCTACCTGGTCGCCAACGGCGTCCCCGAGACCTTCTGGGCCACCCCGGGCCGCGCGTTCCTCACCCCGGGCGACTACATCGCCTGGGCCGTCACCGAGTTCGCCGACGTCCGGGCCGCGTGTGACCCGATCACCGGCAACGCCGCCGCCCGCGCCGTCGGCGGCGCCTTCCTCCAGCGCACCCGCCACCCCCTCCCCGCCCGGCCCGGCCACCAGGACGGCCCAGACGGGTGGGACGACGAGGACGAGCAGCCGCTCTACCTCGACCCCGACCACGACACCGAGGAGGACGGCGACGACGTTGGGTGGATCGACCCGCAGGCCGAACTCCCGCCCGTGACCGCCGTGGTCCAGCTCCCGCAGTCCGGCAACTCGGCTGCGCGGGGCAAGGTCGACGGCGCGGAGGCGCGGGAGATCATGGCGGAGATCCTCGCCGAGTTCGAGGACGACGGCCGCGACACCGTCGGTCCGAAGGACTTCATGGACTACTGCGACCGCATCGGCCGCAGCCGCTCGTGGATCTCCACCCAGGTCAAGGAGATGCTCCTGACCGGCCGCCTCGCCGAGACCCACGAGGCTGGCCGCTACCGCATCGTCCCTGAGACCCACGCCGCCTGA
- a CDS encoding DNA methylase gives MGLYLAGFDVLGVDLRDQPNYPFAFVQGDAIEFIREHGHGFDLNSAGPPCQFDCTLTAGTNACYRERYPDLLEPTRQALESTGRPYVIEQPPGRASRRMRVDLTLCGEMFRLGVLRHRNFELGGWSMARPAHVPHHGRVAGYRHGVRYDGPYFQVYGNGGGKGTVAEWQDAMRIRWTDVRREIAEAIPPAYAEFIGRAAARALGADLGTVAA, from the coding sequence ATGGGCCTGTACCTGGCCGGGTTCGACGTCCTCGGCGTCGACCTGCGCGACCAGCCGAACTACCCCTTCGCCTTCGTCCAGGGCGACGCGATCGAGTTCATCCGCGAGCACGGCCACGGCTTCGACCTGAACTCGGCCGGGCCGCCGTGCCAGTTCGACTGCACCCTGACCGCCGGCACCAACGCCTGCTATCGCGAGCGGTACCCGGACCTGCTGGAGCCCACCCGGCAGGCGCTGGAGTCGACGGGTCGGCCGTACGTGATCGAGCAGCCCCCCGGCCGTGCCTCCAGGCGAATGAGGGTCGACCTCACCCTGTGCGGGGAGATGTTCCGGCTCGGCGTCCTGCGGCACCGCAACTTCGAGTTGGGCGGCTGGTCGATGGCCCGCCCGGCGCACGTCCCGCACCACGGCCGGGTCGCTGGCTACCGGCACGGCGTGCGCTACGACGGCCCGTACTTCCAGGTCTACGGGAACGGTGGCGGAAAGGGCACCGTCGCCGAGTGGCAGGACGCCATGCGGATCCGCTGGACCGACGTCCGCCGTGAGATCGCCGAGGCCATTCCCCCGGCCTACGCCGAGTTCATCGGCCGTGCCGCCGCCCGCGCGCTCGGCGCCGACCTGGGCACGGTGGCGGCGTGA
- a CDS encoding ATP-dependent helicase, whose translation MNVETALQSWLTAEQFAAAVAPESEVLALAGAGSGKSRTLAGRVAHQVASGAPPESIVAFTFSEKAGEQIKTRVASALQQCGLDPLMVGGMYIGTIHAWCRRVLGEMDARYRQFDVLDEMQFQVYLISRYPKLGINALRDAHPTAKGSRRGYFESLRQLGRAWQMMNDELLDPEQVAAEDAELGAALERLRSNMEKDHYIDFSLMQRLVVEALEAGEPGAAEALAPLRHVLVDEYQDVNVVQERLVELMHHHSDTLFVVGDDDQAIYGWRGADVTNILEFDKRHPNASVHKLLTNFRSTSAIVEAAGDFAAQELGAMRLPKVLKAHADRDPRELAVQQFPDRQTEAEFVADRIQELLGTEYEEPDGTRRGLTPADFAILMRSTEQPEADGTKRHTAYIQALDTRGIVYDLNAGGQLFDRAQPAAVRSAFELLREKSPDRNEVDQLFNSELSIAFPLADLHRVRHVFAQWGRRIHTPVVQGAPRQRLFPQQLLHDLLQALNVADSGFDDGVMADLGTFSRILKDVETVYVSIDGSRRFGELLNFLQNVAGEGYETDNQMMSRPDAVSVSTVHKAKGLEFPVVFVVDVEANRFPGRRRSYDGWMPATLIQQALDNGSYQTGTPDQARLFYTAITRAERYLYVTGSAQLPGGKRIARVSPFAARLNHPEIRRDLLDPGAPPAVTPPPATPRRRGDESVLPTTYSQIHTYMRCPHAYKLSVVNGFAPPIPELFGFGRAVHAAVGKLHQAYKESAPTPDEARAIAEQLFHLKHVAPSSDPVNRPGAYERARQKSSDIVADYAADYAEDFETKRQVELPFEIPIKGAVISGAIDLLLSFDDAEKIQDAKVVDFKTMEGGPDPTKNPDLHWEDLSLQVQLYGRGAELVHGANARTGAVHLLKDSQRIQVPVDADAVDAAVANVEWAVDRITDGDFPQRASSSKCGSCDFSQICAQKTQRFATNDQPPALHLPDGEGRKRFLPIAAFSQVDPRQ comes from the coding sequence ATGAACGTCGAGACGGCGCTGCAGAGTTGGTTAACCGCTGAACAGTTCGCGGCCGCGGTCGCCCCGGAGAGCGAAGTCCTGGCGCTGGCGGGAGCGGGCTCGGGCAAGTCCCGGACGCTGGCGGGCCGTGTGGCGCATCAGGTCGCCTCTGGGGCACCGCCCGAGTCGATCGTCGCCTTCACGTTCTCCGAGAAGGCGGGCGAGCAGATCAAGACCCGGGTGGCCTCCGCACTGCAGCAGTGCGGACTGGACCCGCTCATGGTCGGAGGCATGTACATCGGGACCATCCATGCCTGGTGCCGCCGGGTGCTCGGGGAGATGGACGCCCGCTACCGGCAGTTCGACGTGCTGGACGAGATGCAGTTCCAGGTCTATCTGATCTCGCGCTACCCCAAGCTCGGGATCAACGCGCTGCGCGACGCGCACCCCACCGCCAAGGGCAGCCGGCGCGGCTACTTCGAGTCGCTCAGGCAGCTCGGACGGGCCTGGCAAATGATGAACGACGAGCTGCTCGACCCCGAGCAGGTCGCAGCCGAGGACGCCGAACTGGGTGCCGCCCTGGAGCGGCTGCGGTCCAACATGGAGAAGGACCACTACATCGACTTCTCGCTGATGCAGCGGCTCGTCGTGGAGGCGCTGGAGGCCGGTGAACCGGGAGCCGCAGAGGCTCTTGCCCCGCTTCGCCACGTGCTGGTGGACGAGTATCAGGACGTGAACGTGGTGCAGGAGCGCCTGGTGGAGCTCATGCACCACCACTCCGACACGCTGTTCGTGGTGGGCGACGATGACCAGGCGATCTACGGATGGCGCGGCGCCGACGTAACCAACATCCTGGAGTTCGACAAGCGGCACCCGAATGCCTCGGTGCACAAGCTGCTCACCAACTTCCGTTCCACCTCGGCGATCGTCGAGGCGGCCGGTGACTTCGCGGCCCAGGAACTGGGTGCCATGCGGCTTCCGAAGGTCTTGAAGGCCCACGCGGACCGCGACCCGAGGGAGCTCGCCGTCCAGCAGTTCCCCGACCGGCAGACGGAGGCCGAGTTCGTCGCCGACCGCATCCAGGAGCTCCTCGGCACGGAGTACGAAGAGCCCGACGGGACCCGTCGAGGACTCACTCCGGCGGACTTCGCGATCCTGATGCGCTCGACCGAGCAGCCGGAGGCGGACGGCACCAAGCGACACACCGCATACATCCAGGCCCTGGACACGCGGGGGATCGTCTACGACCTCAACGCCGGCGGCCAGTTGTTCGACCGCGCTCAGCCCGCCGCGGTTCGCAGCGCGTTCGAACTGCTGCGGGAGAAGTCCCCGGACCGCAACGAGGTCGACCAGCTCTTCAACTCCGAGCTGTCGATCGCCTTCCCGCTCGCCGATCTGCACCGCGTTCGGCACGTCTTCGCGCAGTGGGGTCGCCGCATCCACACTCCCGTCGTCCAGGGCGCTCCGCGGCAGCGGCTGTTCCCGCAGCAGCTCCTGCATGACCTCCTGCAGGCGCTCAACGTCGCCGACAGCGGGTTCGACGACGGCGTGATGGCCGACCTGGGCACCTTCAGTCGCATCCTGAAGGACGTCGAGACCGTGTACGTCTCCATCGACGGCAGCCGCCGTTTCGGCGAGCTCCTCAACTTCTTGCAGAACGTCGCCGGCGAAGGCTACGAGACCGACAACCAGATGATGAGCCGGCCGGACGCGGTGTCCGTGTCGACCGTGCACAAGGCCAAGGGCCTTGAGTTTCCGGTGGTCTTCGTCGTCGACGTGGAGGCCAATCGCTTCCCGGGCCGGCGCCGCAGCTATGACGGCTGGATGCCCGCGACCCTCATCCAGCAGGCGCTCGACAACGGCTCATACCAGACGGGCACGCCCGACCAGGCCCGCCTTTTCTACACCGCGATCACTCGGGCCGAGCGGTACCTGTACGTCACGGGGTCCGCCCAGCTCCCCGGCGGCAAGCGGATCGCCAGGGTCTCCCCGTTCGCGGCCCGGCTCAACCATCCCGAGATCCGGCGGGATCTCCTCGATCCGGGCGCACCGCCCGCCGTGACGCCGCCGCCGGCCACTCCCCGCCGGCGCGGCGACGAGTCGGTGCTCCCCACGACCTACTCCCAGATCCACACCTACATGCGCTGTCCCCACGCTTACAAGCTGAGCGTGGTCAACGGCTTCGCCCCGCCCATCCCGGAACTCTTCGGGTTCGGGCGAGCCGTCCACGCCGCCGTGGGCAAGCTGCACCAGGCCTACAAGGAGAGCGCCCCCACCCCTGACGAGGCCCGGGCGATCGCCGAGCAGCTCTTCCACCTCAAGCACGTCGCCCCCAGCTCCGACCCGGTCAACCGCCCTGGCGCGTACGAGCGCGCCCGCCAGAAGTCCTCGGACATCGTCGCCGACTACGCCGCCGACTACGCCGAGGACTTCGAGACCAAGCGGCAGGTGGAGCTTCCGTTCGAGATCCCGATCAAGGGCGCGGTGATCTCGGGAGCCATCGATCTCCTGCTGAGCTTCGACGACGCGGAGAAGATCCAGGACGCCAAGGTCGTCGACTTCAAGACCATGGAGGGCGGTCCGGACCCGACCAAGAACCCGGACCTGCACTGGGAAGACCTCTCCCTGCAGGTCCAGCTGTACGGCCGAGGTGCCGAGCTGGTTCACGGCGCGAACGCCCGAACCGGCGCGGTCCACCTCCTCAAGGACAGCCAGCGGATTCAGGTCCCGGTCGACGCCGACGCGGTCGACGCGGCGGTGGCCAACGTGGAATGGGCGGTAGACCGGATCACGGACGGCGACTTCCCCCAGCGCGCCTCCAGTAGCAAGTGCGGCAGCTGCGATTTCTCCCAGATCTGCGCCCAGAAGACGCAGCGGTTTGCAACGAACGACCAGCCGCCGGCTCTTCACCTGCCGGACGGCGAAGGCAGGAAGCGCTTCCTCCCGATCGCAGCCTTCTCGCAGGTCGACCCGCGACAGTGA
- a CDS encoding GntR family transcriptional regulator, with protein MSLDPDDSRPPYQQVSSSLRASILTKKPGFETGDKLPSGPELAKHFGVARGTVDKALDLLRTEGLIVTRQGSGSFVRERTSRPVGLRPHLEAAFEQQQVTLDFAGFSSETLHNALQEPLDKVRSGRLAPESITVRLLLPDTTEPMAVPVLVEGLRDEPALRQRARNIALTNAGGIAHSVEVLGELGLVQSVSVQVKVHRASSLFKLYILNRAEAFFGFYPLRERTVAMDGNDHTFYDVTGKDTTLFHHAAGPDDASLGSQYVQQAQAWFDSVWSTIAYERQP; from the coding sequence ATGAGCCTCGACCCGGATGACTCCCGCCCGCCGTATCAGCAGGTCAGCAGCTCTTTGCGGGCCTCGATCCTCACCAAGAAGCCCGGCTTCGAGACGGGCGACAAGCTGCCCTCGGGCCCGGAACTCGCCAAGCACTTCGGTGTTGCGCGCGGCACCGTCGACAAGGCGCTCGACCTGCTCAGGACCGAGGGGCTGATCGTGACTCGGCAGGGCAGCGGGTCTTTCGTTCGGGAGCGCACGTCCCGCCCAGTGGGCCTCCGGCCGCATCTTGAAGCCGCCTTTGAGCAGCAGCAAGTGACGCTGGACTTTGCAGGCTTCTCCAGCGAGACGCTCCACAACGCTCTGCAGGAGCCGCTCGACAAGGTGCGCTCCGGCCGCCTGGCCCCGGAGTCCATCACGGTGCGACTCCTGCTGCCGGACACGACCGAACCCATGGCTGTGCCAGTGCTGGTGGAGGGCCTCCGGGATGAACCGGCGCTTCGGCAGCGTGCACGCAACATCGCCCTGACTAACGCCGGCGGAATCGCCCACTCAGTGGAGGTGCTCGGGGAGCTGGGACTCGTCCAGTCCGTCTCGGTCCAGGTGAAGGTGCATCGCGCGTCGAGCCTCTTCAAGCTCTACATCCTGAACCGCGCCGAGGCATTCTTCGGGTTCTACCCGCTCAGGGAAAGGACGGTTGCGATGGATGGCAACGACCACACGTTTTACGACGTAACGGGCAAGGACACAACGCTGTTTCACCACGCCGCTGGCCCGGATGATGCTTCACTCGGGTCGCAATACGTCCAGCAGGCTCAGGCATGGTTTGACAGTGTGTGGTCGACGATCGCCTATGAGCGTCAGCCGTGA